The bacterium nucleotide sequence GGACTTGTATCAGAGTAGTAGATATAACTGTTACGCGGCGCGGATAGTTCTGGCCGCTGCTCGCCAAGCACCTCAACAGGAGTGCGATCATCCAGAGGAAAACCGTTGTTTCTGCCGGCGACCGCAAACCATGTGGCTATCAACTCCTTGAGCTTTTCCGGCTCCTGGTCCGCAAGATCATGAACCTCGGACCGGTCTTCCTTCACATTATAGAGTTCCCACTTATCATCCATAAAGTGGCCCTTGCCCGAAATGGCACCGTGTCTGGCAACAGCTTTCCAGCCATTGTGATAGATTGCGCGTGTGCCGAGCATTGAGTAGAACTGTGTATGTCTGGTGCTTTCGGCTTCCGGCTTGTCGAATGTATATCGCATACTCACGCCCTGAATAGGCGACTGCTGATATCCCTTTATAAACTCAGGCGACTCTATTCCAAGGCAGTCCAGTATCGTCGGCACGATATCAATGGCATGGTGATACTGATCGCGAACCTGGCCTGAGACACTCGACATAGATTTTGGCCAACAGATAATGCATGGATCGGCAATGCCGCCCTCAAGAGTGTAGCGTTTGAACATCTTGTATGGAGCATTGAATGCCCATGCCCATCCGGTGGGATAATGATTGTAAGTATTCGGGCTGCCCAGCTCGTCGATCTTTTCGAGGTTTTCCTGAAGATCGTCAGGCCAACCGTTGAAGAACTTGTTTTCGTTAACGGAACCGTTCGGTGTCCCCTCACCACTGGCGCCGTTGTCTGAAACTGCCACTATCAGCGTGTTCTCCATTTGGCCGGACGCCTCTAGATAGTCCAGCAAGCGCCCGAGTTCATGGTCAGTGTAGCTGGAGAACCCCGCATAGACTTCTGCCATTCGAGTAAAGAGCTTCTTTTGATCGTCAGATAGTGAATCCCATGGGAGCACCTGGTCGGCATCGGATATGACCTCTGGCCATGGCCAGGGATTAATCTGGGAGATTTCAGTATCCTGCGGCACAGTCCCCATTTTCTTCATGTTCTCGAGGACCATTTCTCGATATTTCTCGTAGCCCATATCGAACTTGCCCTTATATTTGTCAACCCATTCATTTGGCGTATGGTGCGGCGCATGGTTGGCTCCGAATGAGAGATACATCAGCCATGGTTTCTCCGGCGCAATCTGCTTGGAATCCTGAATGAACCGTATCGACTTGTCCACCAGGTCCTTCGACAAGTGATAGCCCTGCTCCGGCTTGTACGGCTGGTCGACGAAGTGGTTATCGAATGTGAGTTCGGGATACCACTGATTGGTCTCGCCTCCCAGGAAGCCGTAAAAGCGCTCGAACCCACGTCCTGTCGGCCAGGTGCGCTTTGAGCCGGCCATGTTGGACTCGGTCTCAGGGGTCAGGTGCCACTTGCCCACACAGAACGTGCCATAGCCGTTCTGCTGCAGTATCTCAGCGATTGTGCCGTTTTCGGGAGGAATGACCCCACATGAGCCTGGATATCCGCTTGAGGCTTCAGTGATACAGGACATACCGTTCATCGTTGCGTTGCGACCGGTCATGAGACACGATCTGGTTGGGGAACAAAGCGCTGTTGTATGCCAGTTTGAATACCGCAGTCCTTTGTCCGCAATACGCTTCATATTGGGCATTTCGATTAGGCCGCCGAAAATATCCCATGCGGCAATGCCTGTGTCGTCCCAGACAATGTAGAGCACGTTGGGAGCGCCTTCTTTCGCCATTGGAGGCTGATACGGCTCCCAATCGGGTTTTGAGTCCCTGATGTCGAGATTAATGATTCCATTGAATTGTTTTGCCAACTGACTCGTCCTCCTTTGTGGTCTTGTACCGCTTGCGTCTACTTCACCTCGCGACTGTGTGCCTCGAACCCGGATAGGCTGTCGCGGAGATCAATCATACTCTGCTGGCTTACCTTCGTAGGCCCTGTTTGAGGCCGATCCAAATCCACGATCATTATTATTACCGCCGCCACCAGTACCGAAACGAGGCCTAAAACAATCCAATCCCGTTGTCCTGAAAGCCCAAAACTATAGCCTGTGATAGCCAGCCCGGCTATTGCTATGAATGCAAGTATCCACAATACACTATCCGGGACACGGTTTCTGAATGCGGCAACTCGGGCAGAATAGAGGTCAATGGATTCGTTTAAAGTCTGGAGGAATATGGCGGTAATTGGATTGGGATAGCGCCTTGCCGCCGCAGCAGCCTGTGCCCACATATCTTGCTGCAGTCTTTCTGTCTTGCTTTTCACACGCGCAAGAGCCTTTGGATTGTTTATTACCGAAATCGATTGAAGGCGCAGGTCGACATATTTACGGATCATTTGTGATGTTCTCGTCCTATATGGTTCGGGCAGAGTCTGTGCACGCAAGAACGTGGTTCCAAGGGCATTTGCTTCTTCGACCGCCAGAATCCTGCGAGCATCGTATCGGGCTGATGCAGCAGCGAATGTAAACCCCATCATTAAAGCCA carries:
- a CDS encoding arylsulfatase, with translation MAKQFNGIINLDIRDSKPDWEPYQPPMAKEGAPNVLYIVWDDTGIAAWDIFGGLIEMPNMKRIADKGLRYSNWHTTALCSPTRSCLMTGRNATMNGMSCITEASSGYPGSCGVIPPENGTIAEILQQNGYGTFCVGKWHLTPETESNMAGSKRTWPTGRGFERFYGFLGGETNQWYPELTFDNHFVDQPYKPEQGYHLSKDLVDKSIRFIQDSKQIAPEKPWLMYLSFGANHAPHHTPNEWVDKYKGKFDMGYEKYREMVLENMKKMGTVPQDTEISQINPWPWPEVISDADQVLPWDSLSDDQKKLFTRMAEVYAGFSSYTDHELGRLLDYLEASGQMENTLIVAVSDNGASGEGTPNGSVNENKFFNGWPDDLQENLEKIDELGSPNTYNHYPTGWAWAFNAPYKMFKRYTLEGGIADPCIICWPKSMSSVSGQVRDQYHHAIDIVPTILDCLGIESPEFIKGYQQSPIQGVSMRYTFDKPEAESTRHTQFYSMLGTRAIYHNGWKAVARHGAISGKGHFMDDKWELYNVKEDRSEVHDLADQEPEKLKELIATWFAVAGRNNGFPLDDRTPVEVLGEQRPELSAPRNSYIYYSDTSPVPEGVAPNIRNRSYSILANVEIDTSEAEGVIFAMGSRFGGHTLFVKDSKLCYVYNFLGIEEQQVISSRDITTGKHVLGAEFTKEKEEPKGVANGTTRLYIDDDVVAEAKMRTQPGKFGLTGGFVIGRSTADAVSREISAPFEFHGGTIKRVSINLSGEHYVDEEAEARSMLARE